Genomic DNA from Babylonia areolata isolate BAREFJ2019XMU chromosome 9, ASM4173473v1, whole genome shotgun sequence:
ccaacaactaccccaccaacaaccacgccacctaccaccaccccacctacaaccaccccaccaccaacaacaacaaccacaccaccaacaacaacacctacaaccaccacacctACAACCTCCCCACCAACCATCACtccaccaacaaccaccccaccaacaacaacaacaccaacaactaccccacctaccactaccccaccaacaacaacaacacctaccaccaccccacctaccaccaccccaccaacaaccaccccacctaccaccaccccaccaacaacaacaacacctaccaccaccccaccaacaacaacaacacctaccaccaccccaccaacaaccaccccacctaccaccaccccaccaacaactaccccaccaacaaccacgccacctaccaccaccccacctacaaccaccccaccaccaccaataacaacaccaacaactaccccaccaacaaccaccccacctaccaccaccacaccaacaaccacaccaccagcacccacaccacctacaaccaccccacctaccaccaccacccttacaacaacaacaccaacaaccaccccacctacAGCCACCCtaccaacaaccaccccacctacaacaacaccaacaaccaccccacaaacaacaacacctacaaccaccccacctataacaacaacaaccaccccaccaccaacaacacctaccaccaccccacctataacaacaacaccaacaaccaccccacctacaacaacaacaccaacaaccaccccacaaacaacaacaccaacaaccaccccaccaacaacaacaacacctacaaccaccccacctacaaccaccccaccaccaacaacacctaccaccaccccacctacaaccaccccacctataacaacaacaccaacaaccaccccacaaacaacaacaccaacaaccaccccaccaacaacaacaacacctacaaccaccccacctacaaccaccccaccaacaacaacacctacaaccaccccacctacaacgacaacacctacaaccaccccaccaacaacaacaacaccaacaactaccccacctaccaccaccccacctacaatcaccccaccaacaacaacaacacctacaaccaacccgccaacaacaacacctacaaccaccccacctacaaccaccccaccaacaacaacacctacaaccaccccacctacaacaacacctacaaccaccccaccaccaacaacaacaccaacaactaccccaccaacaacaacagcaccaacaactaccccaccaccaacaacaacacctacaaccaccccaccaacaaccacgccacctaccaccaccccacctacaaccaccacaccaccaacaacaacaaccacaccaacaacaacacctacaaccaccccacctacaaccaccccaccaaccatcaccccaccaacaaccacaccacctacaaccaccccacctacaacaacaacaccaagaaccaccccacctacaacaacaacaccaacaaccaccccaccaacaacaatacctaCAACCactccaccaacaacaacacctacaaccaccacaccaacaaccacaacacctaCAACGacaacacctacaaccaccccaccaacaacaacaacacctacaaccacaCCACCTACAACCAcgccacctaccaccaccccaccaaccacgACAATACCTACAACCatcccaccaccaacaacaacaccaacaactaccccacctaccaccaccccacctacaaccacaccacctacaaccaccccaccaacagcaacaacacctacaaccaccccaccaacaacgacaacacctacaaccaccccaccaacaacaacaccaacaactaccccacctaccaccaccccacctacaaccaccctaccaacaaccaccccacctaccaccaccccacctacaaccaccccaccaacaaccaccccacctaccaccaccccacctacaaccaccccacctacaaccaccccaccaacaaccaccccaccaacaaccaccccaccaacaacaccacctacaaccaccccaccaccatcaacacttaCCACCACCCAACTTAcaaccaccccaacaacaacaacacctacaaccaccccaccaacaacaacaacacctacaaccaccccaccaacaacaaccccacctacaaccactccaccaccaacaacaacacctaccaccaccccaccaccaacaacaacacctacaaccaccccaccaccaacaacaacaccaaccaccaccccacctacacCCGCTCCGCCAACAACTGCGACAACAGAGACACGTTTGTAACGTTTTTTCTAACCgttcaactctctctttctctgtctctctgtctctttctctctctgtctctgtctctctctctctctgtctgtctctctctctttctgtagataggtagatagatagatagatggatatatatacagagaataGCTAGAAttagaatgtgcgtgcgtgtgtgtgcgtgtgcgcgcgtgcgtgcgcgcgtgtgtgtgtgcgcgcacgcgcgtgcgtacgtgtgtgtgtgtgtgtgtgcgtgcgtgtttgcatgaCGTTTTCTGGACGCTGCTTGAAGAAGAAAGTCACGGTCCTAGATTTCATTAAACCTTTCAGAAATGATTATGTTGTTGAAAGTGAACGTTTTTTCAAGAGCCAGTTAGCCCTTCCAGTCAGTGTTCTCTACAATGGTAAACGGGGTGATCCTTTAATATAGTCACTGAAACAACAAAATCGGATCAGACTAGTCTCAGGTGACGTCCGGTGGAAATTAATTCTGGCAGACGTTAAAGGGGAACAATATTTACATAACGtgagtatatgcacacacacacacacacacacacacacacacacacataaagaaaaagaaaacagaaggtcACTCGGTAGATCTGATGACGCTGTTTCCAAACTCCTTAATGGTGGTTTGTCCGAAGTTTAAGTTTTCAAATCGCAAATTGGCAGTTCCACCACGCGTTTGCTTTTGTTCCGAACAGTAGTCTTAAGGTGAATGTAGGAAGAATAACACGTGAGTCATGAAAGCAACGCCTCTCTtggttttactcttttttttcgttttattatcttgttctatttcattttattaattcccccccccccccccccccattgagaTAGTCACAGATTACCCTCAGGGAAAGCTCAAATGACCTTGCATGTTTCTTTCATTTCACTTCTGTTAGTTTCATTATAAGTCATTTTATTTAATCTTAATTGATAGATGCATTCACATGCTTTCATAGGTCGACAGGAAACTCAAATGACcttgcatatttctttcatttCACTTTTGTAAGTTTCACTGTATCATTTTATTTAGTTTATTtcatagatgcattcacaaacagCCATTGGTCGATGTGAAACTCAAATGTTTCTTTCGCTTTCTGCAGCTCTCAAATGCTACTACTCGCAGTTCCGCCCGCCTCAGCTGACCAAACGGCGGCGTCGGTCAGCACAGACACGGAATGGTCATCGGTCCAAGAGACTGGCCTACAGCTCTGCCATCCCTGTCGACTGCCAGTATCCTGGTGTCGtcacactggtcagtgtgtgatgatgatgaaaaggggggggggggtggtggtggtgttagtagtgCTGGAAAAGGtagttttttgattgattgatatggatacttatatagcgcttgtcctcggtcggagaccaagctctaagcgctttacgaacacggggtcatttgcacaacaggctgcctgcctgggtagagccgactaacagctgccactgggcgctcgtcattcgttcatgtgtcattcagtcagatttcaggcacacacacttacacactcagacggacatataacatttttcgcaaatgaccgttttgtttattcaccctgccatgtaggcagccattctccgttttcgggggtgtgcatgctgggtatgttcttgtttccgtagcccacctaacactgacatggattacaggatcattaactcactcagtacggccagtcctctcttctcctctacacagacccctcggatgtccagtgggtgtctgaatgacccaacctttagcttccgtcgtcagaattgtggtattctttgtcaacattcacctcttcagtataagacccttccgcttgcaatattttgatgatggtaattgggatgaaacgctgttaacgtcgtctctttcgccgttcgtatggagagagttaacgtgcgtatttgatcttctgcgtgcgtacacaaagggtattcaggcactagcaggtctgcacttatgttgacctgggagatcggaaaaatctccacccttttcccaccaggcgccgtaaccgaggttcgaacccaggacccttggACTGAATTAttcaacattttctttttatttcctttcactTGTGTCTTTGTTACACCCTCAGAGGTTGTTTACCTGGATGTCAAAATGCACTGAAGAAGTCTAGGTCCACACGTCTGATAAAAGACCTCAACCAGTGACAGCCCAGTCCTGCCCAAGGGATGATAAGGGGATACATTCCAGAAGACATCTAAGGCCAATTTGAGACCGGTTTTCGAGCCATCAGATTTTCATGCTTCCTCAATAGATACGATTTGCAAAAAATACAGCGTCTTTGCAACCATTGGCATTGCTGAGTGGAGACTGACTGTGAGAGTGGATCCAGCGAGTTGAGGAGGGTTGAATCACACagctgctaattttttttttttttaaaaggaacaGAGGAAGGCACGGACCGAAGCCAGTTCAGCTGCATTAACTTTGTGACTCGATGTCTGCAACGTGGGCTGCTGCTCCAGAACTGGATTGTTTAACCATTGGAGATGTTGCTGGAACCATGTGGTATGGACACCAATCGGAGCAGTCCAATGGTCACCAATTGGAGCCTTATGAGACAGGCAGAAGTCACAATACTAAACCAAATTATActttactatactatactacattgcgctgtgctgtgctgtactgcactgtaaaaTACTGTTTCACAAGAGACAAATAGATATTGTTCATTTGGTTTGCTTATTTTTTGCctggtcttttttgttttatcaatGATCATATAGAAATtttgaaatgttgttgttttttatcgtgCGGGTTTTGTTCTGGTTGTTATTGCAAAAGTCATCAATCCTGGTCGGCAGAATCAagacaacatgaaaaaaaatgccGTGTATTTTGTCATGTTATATTGTAATTCATTGTGTTGGACTGCACTACATTGCTTTTGTGTCCTGAATTTCGGAACACAGGTCAAACAGACAGATACTTCAACCTCAGAAGTCGTGGGGTCAGGGGTCATTTTGGACGAGTCCCACGTGCTCATATCACAGTTTGGCAAGGGGCAGTTGTCGAGGCAAGTCTTGATGTGAATTGAtgtgatttgatgtgtgtgtgtgtgtgtgtgtgtgtgtgtgtttgcgcgcgcgtgtatgcacatTCGCATGTGCGTATGTCACTGTAtctatccatgtatctgtctgtctgtccatttatttatctacatACATACTCACTTGTCTATTGATTCACCTGAATGTGATATATCGGCTTGTCAATGATAGTTATGGGCACTTGTGCGACTTTCAGTGCTacgcatgttgtgttgtgtgtagcatCCCGTCTCTGACGCTGGCTGTCCACACGTCCACGTATGATCTGACCGCCCTGGACACCACTCACACTATCAGCATCTCAACATGCACTGAACTTGTCTCTGGAAGTtagtgttctcattcaatgttgctgttgttgtcgtcatcgtcggcgTTGTTGTAgtagctgttgctgctactgctgttgtttatgttgtttttgttgttcttcttcttttatttttctctctttttttatttatataatcttcttatatatgtttcttgctgttcatgataatgatggaattttgtgttgttgctttaATTGACGGTCTTGACCACGATAATGAGGGAAATGGTGAATTATTGTTCTAAAAGGGCAATtagggaaataaaataaaaagaaaatattaatcaatcaatcaaacaattcattgattgattaactaattgattcattcattcattcatccatcgatCGATTGATGCCTTGATTTGTAAGTAATTTCAAATGTCAAAAAATTTCCTCTCACAATTAAATGTTCTGACCAAACAATacttttttaacataaaaaaacaagtAAATGAGTGAATCGTTTTAATATTGAATTTCGTTTGGTTAGAAATTAACAAAACATATAATCCAGGAAATAACCCCCCAAAGGTAAATAAGTATTTAAACGAATGCATAATAACGAGAAACAAAGTACCTAAAAGAAGGTATGGTGAAAGAAAatgcataattaaaaaaaaggaaagcaaatgatataagaaagaaagaatagaactATTAGTAAACGAAGGAAGACAAAAGACACAGTATACAGAGAAAGGAAATTAGGTAAGaagcatataaacaaacaaaaccacccagtcattcagtcaatcaaccaaACGACTTATTCAcacctgcttttgtctgtctgccaggcaCCAAGATGTACGTGTTCACAGTGACCCCACCTTTCACCTTTGACAAGAAGTGCACGTTGCCTGCCTGTTTCTCCTCTGACCGAATGTCTACTGATGACATCGATCTTGACAGTTGCCGGGTGGTCGCCAGTGGTATCTATGATGATTCGACCTTCCCGAGTAagagagtgttcagtgtgttatACATGTGAAGAACAGTCTCCCTCCCATCCATCATCATATCAATTTTTCATTGTTttggtttgattatttttttaGGACTGCTCTCATGATTTACTTGACAAATTCCTTAGATCACAGGGTACATTGTCGTCTTCCATTTCCTGTGGTAACTGGCGTTCTAATTTGCTATCCCCTTGGGTGATCCAGTCAAGTGCTTGTCTGGTGCATCTGAATCACTCCCAGTTTCTTTTCCTGATTTTGACATCCACTGGTCGTTGATTGGAAATCGTCCTCAGTGTCTCATTTTGCCGCTGTGAAGTGCCAGTCTCGATGAAAAATCTGCCTGAGGCATTTGTCGATGAATGTCTCAACCTTTCCGGAGCTGGGATCATTTCTTTTTTCAGGAATGATTCATTCTGTTGGTATGTTTCGAAACAATATTCAGTTGATCTGCATGCATGAATGAGAACCATGTGTGTGCATTATCATGAACATTCGCGTAGGAATTGTGCCAGTCGAGGTTGTATGGTATCGTATTTATGCAGATGGATAGCTGTATCAGTATTATCAAAGTCTGTGAATAATTCAGATTTGTACCTTTGTTTATTAGATGATACTCATCTTCTAATATTCCACTGGTTTTGTGGAATGTAGTGCATCTTTTTCTGTACCAATATATCCGCCTCATTCTATGTAAATACCATGTGCATTACACAAAGTTTGCACAGGGCCATTTTTTGATATTTCTGAGGCACAACAGACAGGGTTCAAATACACATTCTTAGCAACATAATTGTAGACTATTAAAAGTATCAGTAATCTTTGCCATGCATGCCCTGTCTCGATGAATAACACATTCTTTATAcacaaaaagatatacaaatcgTTTCATTATTCACGTGTGGTGCTTGCAGACGCTTTGCGTGAGACGAGTGTCCAAGAGGTGGCTGTAAAAATCACGTCAGCTAACGAGACGTATCTCACCCTGTCACGTGTGGATGATAAACCCACAATTATGTGTACAGTAAGTACAATTCACGTGTTCCTCTATTTCTATACAGTAGGTACAATTCACGTATTTCTCTATTCATGTACAGTAAGTTCAATTCACGTGTTTCTCTATTCAATTCACGTGTTTCTCTATCTCCTGTTGACTGAATACTT
This window encodes:
- the LOC143285611 gene encoding uncharacterized protein LOC143285611, yielding MYVFTVTPPFTFDKKCTLPACFSSDRMSTDDIDLDSCRVVASGIYDDSTFPNVLRETSVQEVAVKITSANETYLTLSRVDDIPTITCTRPNDNNGRQAANSL